A genome region from Flavobacterium sp. CFS9 includes the following:
- a CDS encoding RadC family protein, with translation METLNQNWQIVSEIELVYKSKIKISERPQIKSSQDAYHLLKFSWNKGKIDYFEQFKILFLNHSFKVLGLYEMSSGGITGTIVDLRMIFSAALKANATNIMIAHNHPSGNTSPSEADKHMTAKIRQAGEVLDIKLLDHLIITSETYYSFADKGAL, from the coding sequence ATGGAAACTTTAAATCAAAACTGGCAGATTGTATCGGAAATTGAATTAGTATACAAATCAAAGATAAAAATCTCTGAAAGACCTCAGATCAAATCCTCTCAGGACGCTTATCATCTTTTGAAATTCTCATGGAATAAGGGTAAAATTGATTACTTTGAACAGTTCAAGATATTGTTTCTGAACCATTCATTCAAGGTCTTAGGTCTTTACGAAATGTCCTCAGGAGGAATCACGGGAACTATAGTAGATCTTCGAATGATATTCTCGGCAGCCCTGAAAGCAAATGCTACAAACATTATGATTGCACATAATCATCCATCAGGCAATACAAGCCCCTCAGAAGCAGACAAACATATGACTGCAAAAATAAGACAGGCCGGCGAAGTGCTTGATATAAAACTACTGGATCACCTAATCATAACCTCGGAGACATATTATTCCTTTGCGGATAAAGGCGCCTTATAG
- a CDS encoding HNH endonuclease signature motif containing protein produces the protein MVNLENFKQESECIYKNERYRVRDNGAVFRYPIEGKRPRPTDSNWSFGKLNSKTGYLEIVSVVIHRIVATAFHGEPPTKEHVVDHIDTNKQNNRPENLRWVTRLENILLNPITAKRIAYICGSVEAFLANPAQFQDKFQNPDYKWMATVSIEEAQASKERLLAWAKSDKPSHGGSLGEWIYNRSLSNQFVDYVETEVEFINSLTPYAVQKARNWKTPTEFPCCPQEKNENSITAYATNLNLGNVFSLNQYTSSIIERFAISNDKTTLWIMCKSGDENPIKPYSLAEITFQNDVFIHNSLGTFFEENGAEKQFILAQGLEWTGGDSIDDYC, from the coding sequence ATGGTTAACTTGGAAAACTTTAAACAAGAAAGCGAATGCATTTATAAAAATGAGCGCTACCGTGTTCGTGATAACGGAGCGGTGTTTCGTTATCCAATAGAAGGAAAACGACCAAGACCTACAGACAGCAATTGGAGTTTTGGTAAATTAAACAGCAAAACGGGATATTTAGAAATTGTATCTGTCGTAATTCATCGCATAGTTGCAACCGCATTTCATGGCGAACCGCCAACAAAAGAACATGTTGTTGACCATATTGATACAAACAAACAGAATAATCGACCCGAGAATCTACGTTGGGTAACTAGATTAGAAAACATTTTGCTTAATCCAATAACAGCAAAACGTATAGCCTACATTTGTGGTAGCGTAGAAGCATTTCTAGCTAATCCAGCGCAATTTCAAGATAAATTTCAAAATCCGGATTATAAATGGATGGCAACAGTTAGTATTGAAGAGGCACAGGCAAGTAAAGAAAGATTATTGGCTTGGGCAAAAAGCGATAAACCATCGCATGGCGGTTCATTAGGTGAATGGATTTATAATCGAAGTCTGTCAAATCAATTCGTTGATTACGTTGAAACTGAAGTGGAATTCATAAATTCTCTAACTCCATATGCTGTTCAAAAAGCTAGGAATTGGAAAACACCGACTGAATTTCCTTGTTGTCCACAGGAAAAAAACGAAAATTCGATAACCGCGTATGCTACAAATCTAAATTTAGGAAATGTATTTTCCCTAAACCAGTACACTAGTTCAATTATTGAACGTTTTGCAATTTCTAATGACAAAACCACATTGTGGATCATGTGCAAAAGCGGTGATGAAAATCCAATAAAGCCTTATTCATTGGCAGAAATAACTTTTCAAAACGACGTTTTCATACACAATAGTCTTGGAACTTTTTTTGAAGAAAATGGAGCTGAAAAGCAATTTATACTTGCGCAAGGATTGGAATGGACAGGTGGAGATTCTATAGATGATTATTGTTAA
- a CDS encoding ATP-binding protein has product MKSNFKQIYYSKIVELITKIHRNEFQNAKPGHCMKITGLGAHQLVVLWEELKKQFSNIDVFIISEMEEEECYISATKLIEFRNNQQRPLLILIPANNRTAAEDSYGNATFKEIALDNIEQELLKNLINEIPSEFRVVTKAFDDIVKPAKKNKFNYILYLIGLTENNFEKEYFGKLLHFLELLPDLNLLQEVNQIRSRLTLNQDSCSLLGAFNKTLYDRVDNLKIEKDTIQKDIVNLFKKETDIKTIADLVNTIAENQSNLWFNNWKIPLLNFEEIKLEILEIRSTDFVEEEGRKILKAKENANSNVVIRFKTTPPPNQVDDLKFFRVVLMAVDGYAGIEINTLRKLSNTTAKQEYREAKIELNPNNLEEGSYFFKIIAEDQNGAILNHNDNFQSIQIQEAWEKEGKTKEAKDYLNFKLTCDTEDFEYEITENPEKEENQRKDKLNNVLQGHFKFNIDLLKNGVEADFPLPSESSNIWLNDDKPKVNSVFHINYNSKHNYQVIISSKLRLIQNELLKQAYNIGYVNVKLSNNYTKLGFENIEFITSTLNDIVPKKMVSARDNVFKKIIASNITNNGIFETANIAEFKEDIKEYLDLYNKWLSELNKKISKTDIDTSEQDKLKLVYAEIQFLDLVKVKTKLPNNESINAVLLSPLHPLRLAWFYNLIEVFDDWQEKTMRYKDHLKEWAKLQELFLGKVHPSNNPFVIVDPFNFDNYEYAGELTLGWGIYFNADYLKGNDNLVPVTHQLKQYYKSLLNITKDNYSDNEVSKSLLVKHLKNFLIQHPYTDKLVINLFNVGDADKFAEAFVEIGKTSEYQDVKFEVRIFVGNISLIEPGNALKELINPETNISEEAELFSQASENRLFPKLRFSINEIGDFLVAPEEYNAHISFLVNPFNSKITLIKPSNEYKSDCLNGILISNSTEVNIDKEKDLMRWINYIDVNKAKSAISTNLFTNFQKNIACTLASHNTTSLPAIQLELNDRDKVLISHLHEYSDWVVTFDKNLGPQIFDQPSTDTEIPFLLDYIPSEDVTGISSYLTTKPSSEIIGLLSPHFEEFGLDTNTEEGVLCIKTLLEDVRAISSSLVLQLNSSKNKAFEVIGSAFSKRVLQKKGLLDNAFIVPIDLHQELFENLSSDSKSRADNLIVTIDAQTRTINIAVLEIKCRSFINHVEREELKAKIISQIENTILALKTHFDRNDFKSEDRLDREIKNLDLKRIFQFYIERAKRYQYLSENAYHSYINFMQTLNEGFKLSFNKIGFIFDFSFDKRHLKKVDDDNTTFFTFGHSLIKEILDANSDLNTTRLEDNELSNELANSINVKDKLKPFLKKFEPKLKPSQSEAPVNPKIYENEKKELAFASEAIKDEDSSYTIDNANIVQTTIHLNGNHSEVSNLEPSIEIDSTSPSTVQSNSTTTETRTVTEIIAPKFDIMIGKSSPSNQYGLIGTSIHSKKIAIDLSETNTISLFGVQGGGKSYTIGTVSEMVLKEVQNVNILKSPLAGVIFHYSESMDYEPEFTSMIYENNEEYELAILKEKYGANPASIKDIVLLTPTDKLEERKREFPSIEIKPIAFNSQELNVQDWMFLLGAIGNDSAYIRQLKMIMRSQRNNLSLNGLRESVEESELLTSSQKALARQKLNFAQEYIDDTIFMRDNIKPGRLIIVDLRDEFIVKDEALGLFVIMLNIFSSVKEYNHIPFNKFIVFDEAHKYMDNKDLTNNIVTAIREMRHKGVNIMIASQDPPSLPNEIIELSSVVLVHKFNSPQWLKHIQKSINQLSTLTPNDLSMLKPGEGFIWASKATENSITNTPVKINTRPRFTKHGGATLKADRSE; this is encoded by the coding sequence ATGAAAAGTAATTTTAAACAAATATATTATTCAAAAATCGTTGAATTGATTACCAAAATTCATCGTAATGAATTCCAGAATGCCAAACCAGGTCATTGTATGAAAATTACTGGTTTAGGTGCTCATCAATTAGTTGTGCTTTGGGAAGAACTCAAAAAACAATTCTCAAACATTGATGTGTTTATCATTAGTGAAATGGAGGAAGAGGAGTGTTATATTTCAGCAACCAAATTAATTGAATTTAGAAACAACCAACAAAGACCTTTATTGATTCTTATTCCAGCAAATAACAGAACAGCTGCTGAAGACTCATATGGTAACGCTACATTTAAAGAAATTGCGTTAGACAACATTGAACAAGAATTACTAAAAAATTTGATTAATGAAATACCTTCCGAATTTAGAGTGGTTACAAAGGCTTTTGACGATATCGTAAAACCTGCTAAAAAAAACAAATTTAACTATATACTCTATTTAATTGGTTTAACCGAAAATAATTTTGAAAAAGAGTATTTCGGTAAGCTATTGCATTTTCTAGAATTACTACCTGATTTAAACCTACTTCAAGAAGTAAATCAAATCCGTTCCCGACTAACTTTAAATCAAGACAGTTGTAGTTTATTGGGCGCTTTCAATAAAACTTTATACGATAGAGTCGACAATTTAAAAATAGAAAAAGATACAATTCAAAAAGATATTGTGAATCTTTTCAAAAAAGAAACCGATATCAAAACGATTGCAGATTTAGTGAATACTATTGCCGAAAACCAATCCAACTTATGGTTTAACAATTGGAAAATTCCTCTCTTAAATTTTGAAGAAATTAAACTAGAGATTCTTGAAATCAGATCTACTGATTTTGTTGAAGAAGAAGGAAGAAAAATTTTAAAAGCAAAAGAGAACGCAAACTCTAATGTAGTGATTCGTTTCAAAACAACTCCTCCTCCGAATCAAGTGGATGATTTAAAATTCTTCAGAGTAGTCTTAATGGCGGTAGATGGTTATGCGGGCATCGAAATTAATACATTGAGAAAATTAAGCAACACTACGGCTAAACAAGAATATAGAGAAGCTAAAATTGAACTAAATCCTAATAATTTAGAAGAAGGTTCCTATTTCTTTAAAATCATTGCTGAAGACCAAAATGGTGCAATTCTAAACCACAATGACAATTTTCAAAGTATTCAAATTCAAGAAGCTTGGGAAAAGGAAGGAAAAACGAAAGAAGCTAAAGACTATTTAAATTTCAAATTAACTTGTGATACCGAAGATTTTGAATACGAAATAACTGAAAATCCAGAGAAAGAAGAAAATCAAAGAAAAGATAAACTAAACAATGTACTGCAAGGTCATTTTAAATTCAATATCGATTTATTGAAAAATGGTGTCGAAGCAGACTTCCCTCTTCCTAGCGAATCTTCAAATATTTGGTTAAATGATGATAAACCGAAGGTTAATTCCGTATTTCATATTAATTATAATAGCAAGCACAATTACCAAGTTATTATTTCATCCAAGCTTAGATTGATCCAAAATGAATTATTAAAGCAAGCGTATAATATCGGATATGTCAATGTTAAACTAAGTAATAATTACACGAAATTAGGATTCGAGAATATAGAATTCATAACGAGCACTTTAAATGATATTGTCCCTAAGAAAATGGTAAGTGCACGCGATAATGTTTTCAAAAAAATCATTGCTTCTAATATAACTAACAACGGGATTTTTGAAACGGCTAATATTGCCGAATTTAAAGAAGACATTAAAGAATATTTAGATCTTTATAACAAGTGGCTTAGTGAGTTAAATAAAAAAATTAGCAAAACAGATATTGATACTTCCGAACAGGATAAACTAAAATTAGTATACGCAGAAATTCAATTTTTAGATCTTGTTAAGGTTAAAACGAAACTTCCGAATAACGAATCGATAAATGCCGTGCTTTTATCACCTTTACATCCTTTACGATTAGCATGGTTTTACAACTTAATTGAAGTATTTGATGACTGGCAGGAAAAAACAATGCGCTATAAAGATCATCTTAAAGAATGGGCTAAATTACAAGAATTATTCTTAGGCAAAGTACATCCATCCAATAACCCCTTTGTTATTGTTGATCCTTTTAATTTCGATAATTATGAATACGCTGGCGAGCTTACTTTGGGCTGGGGTATTTACTTTAATGCTGATTACTTAAAAGGGAATGATAATTTAGTGCCTGTAACACATCAATTAAAACAGTACTACAAGTCATTATTAAATATTACAAAAGACAATTACTCTGACAATGAAGTGAGTAAATCGTTACTAGTAAAGCACTTGAAGAACTTTTTAATACAACACCCCTATACCGATAAATTAGTAATTAATTTATTCAATGTGGGAGATGCTGATAAATTTGCAGAGGCCTTTGTTGAGATAGGAAAAACTTCGGAATATCAAGATGTAAAATTTGAAGTTCGAATTTTTGTGGGTAATATTTCTTTAATTGAACCTGGTAATGCTTTAAAAGAATTAATTAATCCAGAAACAAATATTTCAGAAGAAGCGGAATTATTTTCTCAAGCTTCTGAAAATAGATTGTTTCCGAAATTAAGATTTTCCATAAACGAAATAGGCGATTTCTTAGTAGCTCCTGAAGAATATAATGCACATATTAGCTTTTTAGTAAATCCTTTTAATTCTAAAATTACCCTTATTAAACCAAGTAATGAGTACAAATCTGATTGCTTAAATGGGATTTTAATAAGTAACTCTACCGAAGTGAACATTGACAAAGAAAAGGATTTAATGAGGTGGATCAATTATATTGATGTGAACAAGGCCAAATCTGCTATTTCAACAAATTTATTTACAAATTTTCAAAAAAATATTGCATGTACTTTAGCCTCTCATAACACAACTTCACTACCTGCTATTCAATTAGAACTTAATGATCGTGACAAAGTCTTAATTTCTCATTTACACGAATATTCAGATTGGGTAGTAACATTTGATAAAAATTTAGGCCCTCAAATCTTTGACCAGCCTTCCACAGATACCGAAATACCATTCTTACTTGATTATATACCTAGTGAGGATGTTACAGGTATTTCTTCTTACCTTACAACTAAACCATCTTCAGAAATAATTGGATTATTGAGTCCTCATTTTGAAGAATTTGGTCTTGATACGAATACCGAAGAAGGGGTCTTGTGTATCAAAACATTATTAGAAGATGTTCGAGCTATCAGTAGTTCACTCGTACTTCAACTCAACTCTTCAAAAAATAAAGCTTTTGAAGTAATTGGTTCCGCTTTTTCTAAAAGAGTACTCCAAAAAAAAGGTTTATTAGATAATGCCTTTATTGTTCCTATCGATTTACATCAAGAATTATTTGAAAACTTAAGCTCTGATTCAAAAAGTAGAGCCGATAATTTAATTGTGACAATTGATGCACAAACTCGAACGATTAATATTGCAGTATTAGAAATAAAATGCAGATCATTCATTAATCATGTCGAACGAGAGGAGTTGAAAGCTAAAATAATAAGCCAAATTGAAAATACAATCTTAGCGTTAAAAACTCATTTTGATCGTAATGATTTTAAATCTGAAGACAGACTCGATCGTGAAATTAAAAATTTAGATTTGAAGCGCATTTTTCAGTTTTATATTGAAAGAGCAAAACGTTACCAATACCTATCTGAAAACGCATATCATTCCTATATCAACTTCATGCAAACATTAAATGAAGGTTTTAAATTGAGTTTTAATAAAATTGGTTTCATTTTCGACTTTTCCTTTGATAAAAGGCATCTTAAAAAAGTAGACGATGATAATACAACCTTTTTTACATTTGGTCATTCTTTAATCAAAGAAATTTTAGACGCTAACTCTGATTTAAATACTACAAGACTTGAAGATAATGAGCTGTCAAATGAATTAGCAAATAGCATTAATGTAAAGGATAAATTAAAACCATTTCTAAAGAAATTTGAACCAAAGTTAAAACCAAGTCAGTCAGAAGCTCCAGTTAATCCTAAAATTTATGAAAATGAGAAAAAAGAACTCGCTTTTGCAAGTGAAGCAATCAAGGATGAAGATAGTTCTTATACTATTGATAATGCAAATATAGTTCAAACTACAATTCATTTAAATGGGAATCATTCTGAAGTTAGTAATTTAGAACCATCAATTGAAATAGATTCAACTTCGCCTAGCACGGTACAGTCAAATTCAACTACTACTGAAACGAGAACAGTAACCGAAATCATAGCTCCTAAATTTGACATTATGATTGGTAAATCATCGCCATCAAATCAGTACGGTTTAATTGGAACATCAATTCATAGTAAAAAAATTGCTATTGATTTATCTGAAACCAATACTATAAGTTTGTTTGGTGTTCAAGGTGGTGGTAAAAGTTACACTATAGGAACAGTTTCTGAAATGGTCCTCAAAGAAGTGCAAAATGTAAATATTTTAAAGAGCCCTCTTGCCGGTGTAATTTTTCATTATAGTGAAAGTATGGATTATGAACCTGAGTTTACCTCAATGATATACGAGAACAATGAAGAATATGAATTGGCAATTTTAAAGGAAAAATACGGTGCAAATCCTGCCTCCATTAAAGACATAGTACTTTTAACCCCTACTGATAAATTAGAAGAGCGTAAACGAGAATTCCCTTCTATCGAAATAAAACCAATAGCATTCAATTCTCAAGAATTGAATGTACAAGATTGGATGTTTTTGTTAGGAGCAATCGGTAATGATTCGGCTTATATAAGACAACTAAAAATGATTATGAGGTCCCAAAGAAATAATCTTTCTTTGAATGGTCTTAGAGAAAGTGTCGAAGAATCAGAATTATTAACGTCATCTCAGAAAGCATTAGCGCGTCAAAAACTAAATTTTGCTCAAGAATATATTGATGATACTATTTTTATGCGGGATAATATTAAACCTGGCAGATTAATCATAGTCGATTTAAGAGATGAATTCATTGTTAAAGACGAAGCCCTTGGTCTGTTTGTCATTATGCTTAATATCTTTTCAAGTGTGAAAGAGTATAACCATATCCCTTTCAATAAGTTCATTGTATTCGACGAGGCACATAAATACATGGACAATAAAGATTTAACGAATAATATCGTAACTGCCATAAGAGAGATGCGTCACAAAGGGGTAAATATCATGATAGCAAGTCAAGATCCTCCAAGCTTACCAAACGAAATTATTGAATTAAGTTCAGTCGTATTGGTTCACAAATTTAATTCACCTCAATGGCTAAAGCACATTCAAAAATCCATTAACCAGTTGAGTACATTAACTCCTAATGATTTGAGTATGTTAAAACCAGGTGAAGGTTTTATTTGGGCTTCAAAAGCAACAGAAAACAGTATTACCAATACTCCGGTAAAGATTAACACAAGACCTCGTTTTACTAAACACGGTGGAGCAACATTAAAAGCTGATCGAAGTGAATAA
- a CDS encoding PP2C family serine/threonine-protein phosphatase: protein MNNVIVHTGIGKRKENQDIILNEVLYPDTFLYLIVDGMGGYDKGKEAAILIANSIFHYLSNSHEINFLKLDEAIKKANLEVKHFNVEHNIKSGGTLAGIIKSNEISYLFWVGDVSIFLFKEKNVIFKSKSHTLINDMAEKQMSISPQIIEKYKHIVSSSISGKREIVTKGIYALDNHTYDSFLICSDGVTDTVTPSDFMNIKLEDLNILLSKNSKDNYSYIFDHK, encoded by the coding sequence GTGAATAATGTAATAGTACATACTGGAATAGGTAAAAGAAAAGAAAATCAGGATATAATTTTAAATGAAGTATTATATCCTGATACTTTTTTGTATTTAATAGTTGACGGTATGGGTGGATATGACAAAGGTAAAGAAGCTGCCATACTAATCGCCAATTCTATATTTCATTATTTGTCTAATTCCCACGAAATAAATTTTTTAAAATTAGATGAAGCTATTAAAAAAGCCAATTTAGAAGTCAAACATTTTAATGTCGAGCACAACATTAAATCAGGTGGTACACTAGCAGGTATAATTAAATCAAATGAGATTAGTTATTTATTTTGGGTTGGCGATGTATCAATTTTTCTTTTTAAAGAGAAGAATGTGATTTTCAAATCAAAATCTCATACATTAATTAATGATATGGCTGAAAAGCAAATGTCAATCTCTCCACAAATTATAGAGAAATACAAACACATAGTGTCTAGCTCTATTTCCGGTAAGAGAGAAATTGTAACTAAAGGCATTTATGCTCTGGATAACCATACTTATGATTCTTTTTTAATTTGCTCTGACGGTGTTACAGATACCGTTACTCCTAGTGATTTTATGAATATCAAGCTAGAAGATTTGAACATTTTATTGAGCAAAAATTCGAAAGATAATTACTCTTACATTTTTGATCATAAATAA
- a CDS encoding serine hydrolase domain-containing protein, whose product MIIRFLLTIILGSFWAINTKAQVKSNKKIDAYIVEIKKQYQIPGLALAVIKNGEIIHKKNYGLANIEMRVPVTDKTLFPLFSTTKVMSVVAVYQLIEQNKLSLESPISDFIEDLPDSWKKVKIKNLLTHSSGLPDIVEYTDLKEEDAKQKVYRDVIKFSPGNQFDYNQTNFWLLNRIVQKVTGKKLSEYIIETQFPSSEKEAVFEGNNLKVVENLTYGYVNTANNEQILKRNWNFPEYEYGAAALNLTLDAFVEWDRKLDNNKFISEQTKVQLLKPFDYEIKRDFTYGLDLIKVKGEVSYGFSGGVSTAFRKFPNKKLTIILLANGMFIPTDKLNGINEVVNKIADMSSL is encoded by the coding sequence ATGATAATCAGATTTTTATTGACCATAATTTTAGGTTCATTTTGGGCAATAAATACAAAGGCACAAGTCAAAAGCAACAAAAAGATTGACGCCTATATAGTAGAAATTAAAAAGCAGTACCAGATCCCGGGCCTGGCCTTGGCGGTAATTAAAAATGGAGAAATAATACATAAAAAAAATTACGGACTGGCCAATATCGAAATGAGAGTTCCGGTAACAGATAAAACGCTGTTTCCCTTATTCTCGACTACAAAAGTAATGTCAGTTGTAGCAGTTTATCAATTGATCGAACAAAACAAGCTGTCATTGGAGAGTCCCATATCGGATTTTATAGAAGATCTACCCGATAGCTGGAAAAAGGTAAAAATTAAAAATCTACTGACACATTCATCGGGATTACCGGATATCGTTGAGTACACGGACTTGAAAGAAGAAGATGCAAAACAAAAAGTATATAGGGATGTCATAAAGTTCAGCCCGGGAAACCAATTCGATTACAACCAAACCAACTTTTGGCTTTTAAACCGCATAGTTCAAAAAGTAACAGGAAAAAAGTTAAGTGAATATATCATAGAAACTCAGTTTCCTTCATCAGAAAAAGAAGCAGTCTTTGAAGGTAATAATTTAAAAGTTGTTGAAAATTTAACCTATGGCTATGTCAATACAGCAAATAATGAGCAGATTTTAAAAAGGAACTGGAATTTTCCGGAATATGAATATGGAGCCGCTGCCCTTAATTTAACACTTGATGCATTTGTAGAATGGGATAGGAAACTGGACAACAACAAATTTATTTCAGAGCAAACGAAAGTTCAATTGTTAAAACCCTTTGATTACGAAATTAAAAGAGATTTCACTTATGGATTGGACTTAATAAAAGTTAAAGGAGAAGTGTCGTATGGCTTTTCCGGTGGCGTGTCCACTGCTTTTAGGAAATTCCCCAACAAAAAACTGACCATAATTCTTCTGGCAAACGGAATGTTTATACCCACCGACAAGTTAAACGGAATAAATGAAGTGGTAAACAAGATTGCTGATATGTCTTCTCTATAA
- a CDS encoding nuclear transport factor 2 family protein: MLKIIVLSLAFTGLYPQCTHAQKNILFVTSNQEFYGNTKISTSNHFEEIVIPYDIFTKAGYKVDFISPNGGAVPIGYFNSSDSIQKTYLYDSWFMSKLKHTRKPEEVLANDYSAIFYTGGGAAMFGVAENKTIQKLAAAIYKKNGIISTICHGTAGIAYLKDEKGVSLYAGRKITGFPDEFENKEMPYYKTYPFAINKAIIDNKGNFVYSDKGRDAFYITDGRFVTGQDPTSGTKVANEVVRLIRENDKEQGNNTAKNDFDQITEVLLDYIEGTAEGQPERLRKAFHPDFNLYTVTNDTLWKRSGKQYIANIKTGEKLNRIGRILAIDIEKDAAIAKVEIKVPNWRTFTDYFLLLKYGGNWKIVHKSYSWIALPKKE, encoded by the coding sequence GTAATACAAAGATAAGTACATCCAATCATTTTGAAGAAATTGTAATTCCTTACGATATATTTACAAAGGCAGGCTACAAAGTTGATTTTATAAGTCCGAATGGAGGAGCAGTTCCGATAGGGTATTTTAATTCTTCAGACAGTATTCAAAAAACATATTTGTACGACAGCTGGTTCATGAGCAAATTAAAACATACCAGAAAGCCTGAGGAAGTTTTGGCCAATGATTATTCCGCAATATTCTATACGGGTGGAGGTGCCGCAATGTTTGGCGTAGCCGAAAACAAAACCATTCAGAAATTAGCAGCAGCCATCTATAAAAAGAATGGAATTATCTCCACGATTTGTCACGGAACGGCGGGAATTGCTTATTTGAAAGACGAGAAGGGAGTTTCACTCTATGCGGGAAGAAAGATCACCGGTTTTCCGGATGAATTTGAGAACAAAGAGATGCCTTATTACAAAACATACCCTTTTGCTATAAATAAAGCAATTATTGACAATAAAGGTAATTTTGTGTATTCAGACAAAGGAAGAGACGCTTTTTATATAACAGATGGCAGGTTTGTAACGGGGCAGGATCCTACTTCAGGTACAAAAGTGGCTAATGAAGTGGTAAGATTAATTAGGGAAAACGATAAAGAGCAAGGCAATAATACTGCAAAAAACGACTTTGATCAAATCACTGAAGTTCTGTTAGACTATATTGAAGGTACGGCAGAAGGACAGCCCGAAAGACTCCGAAAAGCCTTCCATCCCGATTTTAACTTGTACACAGTAACCAATGATACGCTGTGGAAACGTTCTGGTAAACAATATATTGCTAACATAAAAACAGGCGAAAAATTAAACCGAATCGGACGCATTCTAGCAATTGATATAGAGAAAGATGCCGCAATCGCGAAAGTAGAGATTAAAGTACCCAATTGGCGCACTTTTACAGATTATTTCCTATTGCTCAAATATGGAGGAAACTGGAAAATAGTGCATAAAAGCTACAGTTGGATAGCACTCCCTAAAAAAGAATAA